A DNA window from Vigna angularis cultivar LongXiaoDou No.4 chromosome 1, ASM1680809v1, whole genome shotgun sequence contains the following coding sequences:
- the LOC108321370 gene encoding uncharacterized protein LOC108321370 isoform X1 — MNCFSLISSYAAVVGSAARLIANRSPHGCSFPTLLEFRGVRSFRSEFVFTTRCFSTKKGRKSGSSSSRLHKPEPEAPVMEKEKDAFYVVRKGDVVGIYSSLADSQAQVGPSVCNPPVSVYKGYSLSKDTEEYLASHGLKNALYTIRAADLKEDLLGMLVPCPFQEPPTKEGKSNMDVSKKRSLGVHGQDEVRSVQFGTITPLSARQSSRKAIVEDPLRKQVKLDHNAVTEAPSQATRTCILEFDGASKGNPGKSGAGAILRAIDGSLICRLREGVGVATNNAAEYRAMILGMKYALKKGFTGIRIQGDSKLVCMQIDGSWKVKNENLSILYKVAKELKDKFSSFQINHVLRNFNSDADAEANLAINLADGQVQEECV, encoded by the exons ATGAACTGCTTCTCGCTGATATCATCATACGCCGCCGTCGTCGGAAGCGCAGCTCGATTAATCGCCAACCGTTCCCCTCACGGCTGCTCTTTCCCGACGTTGTTAGAATTTCGAGGAGTTAGGTCTTTCCGTTCAGAATTCGTGTTCACCACTCGCTGCTTTTCAACGAAAAAAGGGCGCAAAAGTGGTTCTAGTTCTTCTCGGTTGCACAAGCCCGAACCTGAAGCACCAGTcatggagaaggagaaggacGCTTTCTATGTCGTTCGGAAAGGGGACGTTGTTGGAATCTATAGTAGTCTCGCTGATTCTCAGGCTCAAGTTGGACCTTCT GTTTGCAATCCTCCTGTTAGTGTGTACAAGGGATATTCGTTATCAAAGGACACTGAGGAATATCTTGCCTCGCATGGACTAAAGAATGCATTATATACAATTAGAGCTGCGGATTTGAAAGAGGATTTGTTGGGCATGCTTGTTCCCTGCCCATTCCAG GAACCTCCTACCAAAGAGGGCAAATCAAATATGGACGTATCTAAAAAGAGATCTTTGGGAGTGCATGGACAGGATGAGGTGAGATCAGTACAATTTGGAACTATAACACCACTATCAGCAAGGCAAAGTTCCAGG AAAGCAATAGTTGAAGATCCCTTGAGAAAGCAAGTCAAGTTAGATCATAATGCTGTAACCGAAGCACCTTCACAAGCAACT CGGACTTGTATTCTTGAGTTTGATGGTGCGTCGAAAGGAAATCCTGGAAAATCTGGTGCTGGGGCTATTCTGCGAGCTATTGATGGAAGTTTG atTTGTAGGTTACGTGAAGGTGTGGGTGTGGCAACTAACAATGCTGCGGAGTATCGTGCAATGATATTGGGAATGAAATATGCTCTTAAGAAGGGATTTACTGGTATTCGTATCCAAGGTGATTCCAAACTTGTTTGCATGCAG ATTGATGGTTCCTGGAAGGTCAAGAATGAGAACTTGTCTATATTATATAAGGTGGCAAAAGAACTGAAGGATAAATTTTCTTCATTCCAGATCAACCATGTTCTAAGG AACTTCAATTCTGACGCTGACGCTGAAGCAAATTTGGCTATCAACCTTGCAG ATGGCCAAGTCCAGGAAGAGTGTGTATAA
- the LOC108321370 gene encoding uncharacterized protein LOC108321370 isoform X2 — protein sequence MNCFSLISSYAAVVGSAARLIANRSPHGCSFPTLLEFRGVRSFRSEFVFTTRCFSTKKGRKSGSSSSRLHKPEPEAPVMEKEKDAFYVVRKGDVVGIYSSLADSQAQVGPSVCNPPVSVYKGYSLSKDTEEYLASHGLKNALYTIRAADLKEDLLGMLVPCPFQEPPTKEGKSNMDVSKKRSLGVHGQDEKAIVEDPLRKQVKLDHNAVTEAPSQATRTCILEFDGASKGNPGKSGAGAILRAIDGSLICRLREGVGVATNNAAEYRAMILGMKYALKKGFTGIRIQGDSKLVCMQIDGSWKVKNENLSILYKVAKELKDKFSSFQINHVLRNFNSDADAEANLAINLADGQVQEECV from the exons ATGAACTGCTTCTCGCTGATATCATCATACGCCGCCGTCGTCGGAAGCGCAGCTCGATTAATCGCCAACCGTTCCCCTCACGGCTGCTCTTTCCCGACGTTGTTAGAATTTCGAGGAGTTAGGTCTTTCCGTTCAGAATTCGTGTTCACCACTCGCTGCTTTTCAACGAAAAAAGGGCGCAAAAGTGGTTCTAGTTCTTCTCGGTTGCACAAGCCCGAACCTGAAGCACCAGTcatggagaaggagaaggacGCTTTCTATGTCGTTCGGAAAGGGGACGTTGTTGGAATCTATAGTAGTCTCGCTGATTCTCAGGCTCAAGTTGGACCTTCT GTTTGCAATCCTCCTGTTAGTGTGTACAAGGGATATTCGTTATCAAAGGACACTGAGGAATATCTTGCCTCGCATGGACTAAAGAATGCATTATATACAATTAGAGCTGCGGATTTGAAAGAGGATTTGTTGGGCATGCTTGTTCCCTGCCCATTCCAG GAACCTCCTACCAAAGAGGGCAAATCAAATATGGACGTATCTAAAAAGAGATCTTTGGGAGTGCATGGACAGGATGAG AAAGCAATAGTTGAAGATCCCTTGAGAAAGCAAGTCAAGTTAGATCATAATGCTGTAACCGAAGCACCTTCACAAGCAACT CGGACTTGTATTCTTGAGTTTGATGGTGCGTCGAAAGGAAATCCTGGAAAATCTGGTGCTGGGGCTATTCTGCGAGCTATTGATGGAAGTTTG atTTGTAGGTTACGTGAAGGTGTGGGTGTGGCAACTAACAATGCTGCGGAGTATCGTGCAATGATATTGGGAATGAAATATGCTCTTAAGAAGGGATTTACTGGTATTCGTATCCAAGGTGATTCCAAACTTGTTTGCATGCAG ATTGATGGTTCCTGGAAGGTCAAGAATGAGAACTTGTCTATATTATATAAGGTGGCAAAAGAACTGAAGGATAAATTTTCTTCATTCCAGATCAACCATGTTCTAAGG AACTTCAATTCTGACGCTGACGCTGAAGCAAATTTGGCTATCAACCTTGCAG ATGGCCAAGTCCAGGAAGAGTGTGTATAA
- the LOC108321370 gene encoding uncharacterized protein LOC108321370 isoform X3, translated as MNCFSLISSYAAVVGSAARLIANRSPHGCSFPTLLEFRGVRSFRSEFVFTTRCFSTKKGRKSGSSSSRLHKPEPEAPVMEKEKDAFYVVRKGDVVGIYSSLADSQAQVGPSVCNPPVSVYKGYSLSKDTEEYLASHGLKNALYTIRAADLKEDLLGMLVPCPFQEPPTKEGKSNMDVSKKRSLGVHGQDEVRSVQFGTITPLSARQSSRKAIVEDPLRKQVKLDHNAVTEAPSQATRTCILEFDGASKGNPGKSGAGAILRAIDGSLICRLREGVGVATNNAAEYRAMILGMKYALKKGFTGIRIQGDSKLVCMQNFNSDADAEANLAINLADGQVQEECV; from the exons ATGAACTGCTTCTCGCTGATATCATCATACGCCGCCGTCGTCGGAAGCGCAGCTCGATTAATCGCCAACCGTTCCCCTCACGGCTGCTCTTTCCCGACGTTGTTAGAATTTCGAGGAGTTAGGTCTTTCCGTTCAGAATTCGTGTTCACCACTCGCTGCTTTTCAACGAAAAAAGGGCGCAAAAGTGGTTCTAGTTCTTCTCGGTTGCACAAGCCCGAACCTGAAGCACCAGTcatggagaaggagaaggacGCTTTCTATGTCGTTCGGAAAGGGGACGTTGTTGGAATCTATAGTAGTCTCGCTGATTCTCAGGCTCAAGTTGGACCTTCT GTTTGCAATCCTCCTGTTAGTGTGTACAAGGGATATTCGTTATCAAAGGACACTGAGGAATATCTTGCCTCGCATGGACTAAAGAATGCATTATATACAATTAGAGCTGCGGATTTGAAAGAGGATTTGTTGGGCATGCTTGTTCCCTGCCCATTCCAG GAACCTCCTACCAAAGAGGGCAAATCAAATATGGACGTATCTAAAAAGAGATCTTTGGGAGTGCATGGACAGGATGAGGTGAGATCAGTACAATTTGGAACTATAACACCACTATCAGCAAGGCAAAGTTCCAGG AAAGCAATAGTTGAAGATCCCTTGAGAAAGCAAGTCAAGTTAGATCATAATGCTGTAACCGAAGCACCTTCACAAGCAACT CGGACTTGTATTCTTGAGTTTGATGGTGCGTCGAAAGGAAATCCTGGAAAATCTGGTGCTGGGGCTATTCTGCGAGCTATTGATGGAAGTTTG atTTGTAGGTTACGTGAAGGTGTGGGTGTGGCAACTAACAATGCTGCGGAGTATCGTGCAATGATATTGGGAATGAAATATGCTCTTAAGAAGGGATTTACTGGTATTCGTATCCAAGGTGATTCCAAACTTGTTTGCATGCAG AACTTCAATTCTGACGCTGACGCTGAAGCAAATTTGGCTATCAACCTTGCAG ATGGCCAAGTCCAGGAAGAGTGTGTATAA